From Acidimicrobiales bacterium, one genomic window encodes:
- a CDS encoding alpha/beta hydrolase: MASEQFESVRARLAANKAPFAGHLALRSFLEDVGGPLPDGVVAQPDSIGGVPAEWANPVSATSQSVILYLHGGGYVAGSPWSHHNITGHLAKATGHIVLALDYRLAPEHPHPAAVEDALAAYRWLLESGRGPQQLAVAGDSAGGGLAVALLMAVRDSGLPQPAAAVAISPFADMTLSGETIDTLADLDVMVGRDVLQACADLFVGAAGSARDPLASPVFGRLESLAPLLIQVGDHEVLLADSQRLAAGIAAAGGEVRLDVWPHMCHVWHDFAGSVPEADQAIEAIASYLTEHLD; encoded by the coding sequence ATGGCCAGCGAACAATTCGAATCCGTCAGAGCCCGGTTGGCGGCCAACAAGGCGCCCTTCGCCGGCCATCTGGCGTTGCGCAGCTTCCTCGAAGATGTCGGAGGCCCCCTGCCTGACGGGGTGGTCGCCCAGCCCGACAGCATCGGTGGCGTTCCGGCCGAATGGGCCAACCCGGTCTCAGCCACCTCGCAGTCGGTCATCCTTTACCTGCACGGGGGCGGCTATGTGGCCGGTTCTCCCTGGTCGCATCACAACATCACCGGCCACCTGGCCAAGGCGACCGGCCACATCGTTTTGGCCCTCGACTATCGCCTTGCGCCCGAGCATCCCCACCCAGCGGCCGTCGAAGACGCCCTGGCTGCTTATCGGTGGTTGCTGGAATCGGGCCGAGGGCCCCAGCAGCTGGCCGTGGCCGGTGATTCGGCCGGGGGCGGGCTGGCGGTCGCCCTGCTGATGGCCGTGCGCGACAGTGGTCTGCCCCAACCGGCTGCGGCGGTGGCGATCTCGCCGTTTGCCGACATGACCCTCTCCGGCGAAACCATCGACACATTGGCCGACCTCGACGTGATGGTCGGTCGCGATGTGCTCCAGGCCTGCGCCGATCTTTTTGTCGGAGCAGCCGGGTCGGCCCGCGATCCTCTGGCATCGCCGGTGTTCGGGCGGTTGGAATCGCTTGCGCCCCTGCTCATTCAGGTGGGTGATCACGAGGTGTTGCTGGCCGACTCGCAGCGCCTGGCCGCCGGCATCGCCGCCGCGGGTGGTGAGGTGCGACTCGACGTCTGGCCCCACATGTGTCACGTGTGGCATGACTTCGCCGGTTCGGTCCCCGAGGCCGACCAGGCGATCGAGGCCATCGCGTCCTACCTGACCGAACACCTCGATTGA
- a CDS encoding YciI family protein — protein MPLYAALIYSEEPTTEPAPDEWAQVMADYGAFGEAAGAAGVLAGGEALQPTMTATTVSVAGGKGGDVTTTDGPFAETKEVLGGFYLLNCSDLDEALHWAAQIPGAWHGRVEVRPCIDFSQEG, from the coding sequence ATGCCTCTCTACGCAGCACTCATCTACTCCGAAGAGCCGACAACCGAGCCTGCACCCGACGAGTGGGCCCAGGTGATGGCCGACTACGGCGCCTTCGGCGAAGCGGCCGGCGCCGCTGGTGTACTGGCCGGCGGCGAAGCGCTGCAGCCGACCATGACTGCCACCACCGTCAGCGTCGCCGGTGGCAAGGGCGGCGACGTCACCACCACCGACGGACCTTTCGCCGAGACCAAGGAAGTGCTCGGCGGCTTCTACCTGCTGAACTGCTCCGATCTCGACGAGGCCCTGCACTGGGCCGCGCAGATCCCCGGCGCCTGGCACGGCCGGGTCGAGGTCCGGCCGTGTATCGATTTCAGCCAGGAAGGCTGA
- a CDS encoding alkyl sulfatase dimerization domain-containing protein, translating into MTRYEPLDSREPNEASSFTRERNRVAGESLDLGDLDFEFASRGLVATHPTGRIDGPSAVAFDINDYDFVSRDQSAPDTVHPSLWRQAQVDVNHGLFQVDDGLWQVRGYDISNISFIEGDTGWIIIDPLTTTVTAAAALALANEHLGERPVKAVIYTHSHTDHYGGVLGVTSQAAVDAGEVQIIAPEGFLAEVTSEFILAGPAMSQRATYQFGMQLPAGPKGHVEVGLGISTAKAPSGLIAPTLDISRTGEEHIVDGVRIVFQNTPDAEAPAEMNFFFPDKGWLCTAENCTHTMHNLIPFRGAQARNTLAWSKYIGEALHMWGADAKLTFASHHWPRWGNDEVIDYLERQRDLYRWMHDQTLRMANKGLVASEIAEVLDLPEDFLECSHTRGYYGSLVHNIKAIYQFYLSWYDANPAHLWSHPPQEAGRRYVEFMGGADELLAKARRSFDQGDYRWVAEVVNHLVFADPSNHGARELQAAALEQLGYQSEAATWRNAYLTGAAELRNGGSEPRRRRRGLMAAITLEQMVDALAVCLSAADTAGMRSRLNVELTDSGERGVVGLSHQAIHFVPDHHDAEADCTVRVSKAIFAAAVSGEADAGQLIAQAQVDGDVQALRAIFANLDHSQTGFNIVLP; encoded by the coding sequence TTGACCAGATATGAGCCACTCGACTCCCGCGAGCCCAACGAAGCCAGTTCCTTCACCCGCGAGCGCAACCGTGTGGCGGGCGAGAGCCTCGATCTGGGCGATCTCGACTTCGAGTTCGCTTCGCGTGGACTCGTCGCCACCCATCCCACCGGACGCATCGACGGCCCGTCTGCCGTGGCGTTCGACATCAACGACTACGACTTCGTGTCGCGCGACCAGTCTGCGCCCGACACCGTGCACCCCAGCCTGTGGCGCCAGGCCCAAGTCGACGTCAACCACGGCCTGTTCCAGGTCGATGACGGGCTCTGGCAGGTCCGCGGCTACGACATCTCGAACATCTCGTTCATCGAGGGCGACACCGGCTGGATCATCATCGATCCGCTGACCACCACCGTCACCGCGGCCGCGGCTCTGGCCCTGGCCAACGAACACCTCGGCGAGCGGCCGGTGAAGGCTGTCATCTACACCCACAGCCACACCGATCACTACGGCGGCGTGCTGGGCGTGACCTCCCAGGCGGCCGTCGACGCGGGCGAGGTCCAGATCATCGCACCCGAAGGTTTCCTGGCCGAGGTGACGTCCGAGTTCATCCTCGCGGGACCCGCCATGAGCCAGCGGGCCACCTACCAGTTCGGTATGCAGCTGCCGGCCGGGCCGAAGGGGCACGTCGAGGTGGGCTTGGGCATCTCGACGGCCAAGGCACCTTCGGGACTGATCGCTCCCACACTCGACATCTCCAGAACGGGCGAGGAGCACATCGTCGACGGCGTTCGCATCGTGTTCCAGAACACTCCCGATGCCGAAGCGCCCGCCGAGATGAACTTCTTCTTCCCCGACAAGGGCTGGCTGTGCACCGCCGAGAACTGCACCCACACCATGCACAACCTCATCCCGTTTCGTGGGGCGCAGGCGCGCAACACGCTGGCGTGGTCCAAGTACATCGGCGAGGCGCTGCACATGTGGGGCGCCGACGCCAAGCTGACCTTCGCTTCGCACCACTGGCCGCGTTGGGGCAACGACGAGGTGATCGACTATCTCGAGCGCCAGCGCGACCTCTATCGCTGGATGCACGATCAGACGCTGCGAATGGCGAACAAGGGCCTTGTCGCCTCGGAGATAGCCGAGGTTCTCGATCTGCCCGAGGACTTCCTCGAGTGCAGCCATACCCGCGGCTACTACGGATCGCTGGTTCACAACATCAAGGCGATATACCAGTTCTACCTGTCGTGGTACGACGCCAATCCTGCTCACCTCTGGTCCCATCCTCCCCAGGAGGCCGGCCGGCGCTATGTCGAGTTCATGGGCGGCGCCGACGAGTTGCTGGCCAAGGCCCGCCGCAGCTTCGACCAGGGCGACTATCGCTGGGTGGCCGAGGTGGTCAACCACCTGGTGTTCGCCGATCCGTCCAACCACGGCGCCCGCGAACTGCAGGCCGCCGCACTGGAGCAGCTGGGATATCAGTCAGAGGCGGCAACCTGGCGCAACGCCTACCTCACCGGCGCTGCCGAGCTGCGCAACGGTGGCTCCGAGCCGCGGCGGCGAAGGCGTGGGCTGATGGCTGCGATAACCCTCGAGCAGATGGTCGATGCGCTGGCGGTCTGCCTGTCTGCGGCCGACACCGCCGGCATGCGCAGCCGACTCAACGTCGAGTTGACCGACTCGGGCGAGAGGGGAGTGGTGGGGCTGTCGCACCAAGCCATTCACTTCGTCCCCGACCACCACGATGCCGAGGCCGACTGCACTGTCAGGGTTTCCAAGGCGATCTTCGCAGCCGCGGTGTCTGGCGAGGCCGACGCCGGCCAACTGATTGCCCAGGCCCAGGTCGATGGCGACGTGCAGGCACTGCGGGCTATCTTCGCCAACCTCGATCACAGCCAGACCGGCTTCAACATCGTGCTGCCGTGA
- a CDS encoding TIGR03086 family metal-binding protein: protein MKGPAEIWQQAADCFEQKLAAVGDDQWDVATGCGDWTVKDLVEHTIFWQANVGRILGADASPEQGWDSVKAAIAGALTDPSALEGTIEGGPMNGMPKHQAMGLATGDALLHAWDLARAIGADDTLPAEAVESVHMGLARVPEQMLRSPNMFGPAVEVADDASAQDKLVAFAGRQP from the coding sequence ATGAAGGGCCCAGCAGAGATCTGGCAGCAGGCAGCCGACTGCTTCGAACAGAAGCTGGCAGCCGTGGGCGACGACCAGTGGGATGTCGCGACCGGATGTGGAGACTGGACGGTCAAGGACCTCGTCGAGCACACCATCTTCTGGCAGGCCAACGTCGGGCGCATCCTCGGCGCCGACGCTTCGCCCGAGCAAGGGTGGGATTCGGTGAAGGCAGCCATCGCCGGTGCTCTGACCGATCCGTCCGCGTTGGAGGGCACCATCGAGGGCGGCCCGATGAACGGCATGCCCAAGCACCAGGCGATGGGGCTCGCCACCGGCGACGCCTTGCTGCACGCTTGGGATCTGGCCCGTGCCATCGGCGCAGACGACACGCTTCCTGCCGAAGCCGTCGAGTCGGTGCACATGGGCCTGGCCCGCGTGCCCGAGCAGATGCTGCGTTCGCCCAACATGTTCGGACCCGCGGTCGAGGTCGCCGACGACGCCAGCGCCCAGGACAAGCTGGTCGCCTTCGCCGGCCGCCAGCCCTGA
- a CDS encoding NAD(P)/FAD-dependent oxidoreductase, with the protein MTMPSDQSPDFVPDSADVVVVGAGLAGLSAARAVHEAGLDVLVLEASDGVGGRVRSDVVEGFTLDRGFQVLLTAYPELETQFDVDALNLRRFEPGAMLWDGKRMSVLGDPLRRPKTLVSGALAPIGSVADKARLLRQRIRLARADVGDLLRHDDDTTYHALLSDGFSESMIDGFFRPFVGGIQLDPTLQTSRRMFDVIMRCLLTGDAAVPAGGMGAMSTQLASHLPPQAVRLEAPVSAVKPGEVRIGDRVVAAQRVIVATEGPAAASLLGLDAVESNPATCVWFAADEAPVDDRYLILDSSASGPALNIAVMSNVAPEYAPAGKTLIAAACPGIHNPHAEAPVRKQLALIWGSAVESWRHLRTDTIAHGQPRQYPPFAPKKKIDLGEGLFVCGDHRDTASIQGALFSGRRCGEAVVESLA; encoded by the coding sequence ATGACGATGCCATCGGATCAGTCCCCCGACTTCGTGCCGGACAGCGCAGACGTCGTCGTGGTCGGAGCAGGTCTGGCGGGCCTCAGCGCGGCGCGGGCTGTTCACGAGGCCGGCTTGGATGTGTTGGTTCTGGAAGCCTCCGACGGTGTTGGGGGCCGTGTACGCAGCGACGTTGTCGAGGGGTTCACCCTGGACCGCGGCTTTCAGGTTCTGCTGACGGCATACCCAGAATTGGAGACACAGTTCGACGTCGATGCGCTGAACCTGCGCAGGTTCGAGCCGGGTGCGATGCTGTGGGACGGCAAGCGCATGTCGGTTCTGGGCGACCCGCTGCGCAGGCCCAAGACCCTGGTTTCGGGGGCGCTGGCACCCATCGGCTCGGTGGCCGACAAAGCGAGGCTGCTGCGCCAGCGGATCAGGCTCGCCCGGGCCGACGTCGGCGACCTCCTGCGCCACGACGACGACACCACCTACCACGCCCTGTTGTCGGACGGGTTCAGCGAGTCGATGATCGACGGCTTCTTCCGACCCTTCGTCGGCGGCATACAGCTGGACCCCACCCTGCAGACCAGCCGCCGGATGTTCGACGTCATCATGCGCTGCCTGCTGACCGGCGACGCAGCGGTGCCGGCGGGTGGCATGGGCGCCATGTCGACCCAACTGGCTTCGCACCTGCCACCCCAGGCGGTCAGACTCGAAGCGCCCGTTTCCGCGGTGAAGCCGGGCGAGGTCCGGATCGGCGACCGGGTGGTTGCGGCCCAGAGGGTGATCGTCGCCACCGAGGGACCTGCTGCGGCCTCGCTGCTGGGGCTGGACGCGGTCGAATCCAACCCCGCGACCTGTGTGTGGTTTGCCGCGGACGAGGCTCCGGTGGACGACCGCTACCTGATACTGGACAGCAGCGCGAGCGGCCCTGCGCTGAACATCGCAGTGATGTCGAACGTTGCCCCCGAATATGCGCCCGCCGGCAAGACCCTGATCGCTGCCGCATGCCCGGGTATCCACAACCCGCACGCCGAGGCCCCGGTTCGCAAACAGCTGGCGCTCATCTGGGGATCGGCCGTCGAGTCGTGGCGGCACCTTCGCACCGACACCATCGCGCACGGCCAGCCTCGCCAGTATCCGCCGTTCGCCCCCAAGAAGAAGATCGACCTGGGCGAAGGCCTGTTCGTTTGTGGTGATCACCGCGACACGGCCTCGATACAGGGCGCCTTGTTCTCCGGCCGGCGCTGCGGCGAAGCCGTTGTGGAATCACTGGCCTGA
- a CDS encoding RNA polymerase sigma factor encodes MNQQLLADVIRREGGRVVATLTRRLGSLELAEDAVHDAVVRALEIWPDRGVPDNPAAWLTSVARNSALDRLRRETNRGPKEQAAMAHLLNDPEPVPEPSSVRDDMLRLLFTCCHPALAEPARIALSLKTLGGLTTEEIARAFLVPEATMAQRIVRAKKKIAGANIPYRVPSDHELPDRLEAVCRVIYLIFTEGHHSATGDSPVRIDLAEEAMRLGRLLTDLMPDVPECTGLLSLMLATHARRDARLDNAGELVLLNDQDRTRWRHDEIAEAAALIDSAIRRRQPGPMQTQAAIACLHGLAPSYQDTDWPQIAELYGLLERQMPTPVVRVNRAVAVDQAFGPAAGLAVIDAVQGVEGWHLFHAARADMLRRLHRNDEAEAAYLLALDCHPNPADRRFLTGRLESLSQDRMGSKGD; translated from the coding sequence GTGAACCAGCAGCTGCTGGCCGATGTCATCCGCCGTGAGGGTGGCCGCGTCGTGGCCACCCTCACCCGGCGGCTCGGGTCTCTCGAGCTGGCCGAGGACGCGGTGCACGACGCCGTGGTCCGCGCGCTCGAGATCTGGCCCGACCGAGGGGTCCCCGACAATCCGGCGGCCTGGCTGACATCGGTGGCTCGCAACTCGGCGCTCGACAGGCTGCGACGCGAAACAAACCGGGGTCCCAAGGAGCAAGCCGCCATGGCTCACCTGCTGAACGACCCAGAACCGGTGCCAGAACCGTCGAGCGTTCGAGACGACATGTTGCGGCTGCTGTTCACGTGCTGCCATCCGGCGCTGGCCGAACCGGCCCGCATCGCCCTCAGCCTGAAGACGCTGGGCGGCCTCACAACCGAGGAGATTGCTCGAGCGTTCCTGGTGCCGGAGGCGACGATGGCCCAGCGCATCGTCAGGGCCAAGAAGAAGATCGCAGGCGCCAACATCCCCTATCGGGTGCCGTCCGACCACGAGCTACCCGATCGCCTCGAAGCGGTGTGTCGCGTGATCTACCTCATCTTCACCGAGGGCCACCATTCGGCAACCGGTGACAGCCCGGTGCGTATCGATCTGGCCGAGGAGGCGATGAGGCTGGGGCGGCTATTGACCGACCTGATGCCCGACGTTCCCGAGTGCACAGGCCTGCTGTCGTTGATGTTGGCCACACACGCCAGACGCGACGCAAGGCTCGACAACGCCGGCGAGCTGGTGCTGCTGAACGACCAGGATCGCACCAGGTGGCGCCACGACGAGATCGCCGAGGCTGCGGCGCTGATCGACTCAGCCATCCGCAGACGACAACCCGGCCCCATGCAAACCCAGGCGGCCATCGCGTGCCTGCACGGGTTGGCGCCGTCATACCAAGACACCGACTGGCCTCAGATCGCCGAGCTCTATGGGCTCCTCGAACGTCAGATGCCCACACCCGTGGTGCGCGTCAACCGGGCGGTGGCGGTCGACCAGGCCTTTGGTCCGGCTGCAGGGTTGGCGGTGATCGACGCAGTACAGGGCGTCGAGGGATGGCACCTGTTCCATGCCGCGCGGGCCGACATGCTGCGCCGCCTGCATCGCAACGACGAGGCCGAGGCGGCCTATCTGCTGGCCCTCGATTGCCATCCCAACCCGGCCGACAGGCGCTTCTTGACCGGAAGGCTCGAGTCGCTGTCGCAGGATCGGATGGGCAGCAAAGGCGACTAG
- a CDS encoding SDR family oxidoreductase, whose product MLAGKSALVAGATGGLGSQIARILASQGANLTLVARQPGRLSALDVPGHKVALDLRYPDSCSAAVHAAVEHAGRLDVVVNAVGVVAFGSVEELSIDAMEELFMTNTFIPMMLAKAALGSLDEGGTLVNISGVVAEKNLPGMAAYGASKAAVRSFDQALAREARRKKIRVIDARPPHTETGLADRPIWGTAPKMPQGLDPVTVAQTICDAITGDTADLPSTAF is encoded by the coding sequence ATGCTTGCAGGAAAGTCGGCCCTGGTGGCCGGAGCCACCGGAGGTCTCGGATCGCAGATCGCCAGAATCCTGGCGTCGCAGGGTGCGAACCTGACCCTGGTCGCAAGGCAACCCGGCAGGCTGAGCGCACTGGACGTGCCAGGGCACAAGGTGGCCCTCGATCTGAGATACCCCGATTCGTGCTCGGCGGCCGTTCATGCCGCCGTAGAACACGCGGGCAGGCTCGACGTGGTAGTCAACGCGGTTGGCGTGGTGGCGTTCGGGTCGGTCGAGGAACTGTCGATCGACGCCATGGAAGAGCTGTTCATGACCAACACGTTCATCCCGATGATGTTGGCCAAGGCGGCGCTCGGCTCGCTGGACGAGGGCGGAACCCTGGTGAACATCTCGGGAGTCGTCGCCGAGAAGAACCTACCCGGCATGGCTGCCTATGGCGCCTCGAAGGCCGCGGTGCGGTCGTTCGACCAGGCCCTGGCGCGCGAAGCCAGGCGCAAGAAGATCAGGGTCATAGACGCCAGACCGCCCCACACCGAAACCGGTTTGGCCGATCGCCCCATCTGGGGAACCGCTCCGAAAATGCCCCAGGGCCTCGACCCGGTGACGGTTGCCCAGACCATCTGCGACGCCATAACCGGCGACACTGCCGACCTGCCCAGCACGGCGTTCTAG
- a CDS encoding SDR family NAD(P)-dependent oxidoreductase encodes MNRLQGKLALITGAASGLGAQIARRFTEEGATVVINDLRAADAEAMAEELGGDSMAVGFDVADSAAVEAGFKEVAERFGRLDILVNNAGFAQDAPEEERAERDRLRMQQIAEIQAGETVESFVDVTMHMPDERWRRMLAVHLDGTFYCTREGLKIMAPQRSGSIICMGSIMGTAGGAGAPHYCAAKAGIMGFARSLAREVVERGIRVNSIAPGYIDTPMTAPMTFARPFIEAATPMRRFGEPDDIAWAAVYLASDEAKFVTGQVLSPNGGYHMSQ; translated from the coding sequence GTGAATCGACTGCAGGGCAAGCTGGCGCTGATAACCGGCGCGGCATCGGGACTGGGAGCCCAGATCGCACGCCGCTTCACCGAAGAAGGAGCGACGGTCGTCATCAACGACCTTCGAGCAGCCGACGCCGAGGCGATGGCAGAAGAGTTGGGTGGCGACTCGATGGCGGTGGGATTCGACGTCGCCGACTCGGCCGCGGTCGAGGCCGGCTTCAAAGAGGTCGCCGAGCGATTCGGGCGACTGGACATCTTGGTGAACAACGCCGGATTCGCCCAGGACGCACCCGAGGAAGAGCGCGCAGAACGCGACCGGTTGAGGATGCAGCAGATTGCCGAGATCCAGGCTGGCGAAACCGTCGAGTCGTTCGTAGACGTCACCATGCACATGCCGGACGAACGGTGGCGTCGAATGTTGGCCGTGCACCTGGACGGCACGTTCTACTGCACCCGCGAGGGGCTCAAGATAATGGCCCCGCAGCGCTCGGGATCGATCATCTGCATGGGTTCGATCATGGGCACTGCCGGCGGTGCCGGCGCCCCGCACTATTGCGCCGCAAAGGCGGGCATCATGGGTTTCGCCAGGTCGTTGGCCCGAGAGGTTGTCGAGCGAGGCATCAGGGTCAACTCGATCGCCCCCGGGTACATCGACACTCCGATGACAGCACCCATGACCTTCGCCCGGCCCTTCATCGAGGCCGCAACGCCGATGCGCCGCTTCGGCGAACCCGACGACATCGCGTGGGCCGCCGTCTACCTGGCCTCCGACGAGGCCAAGTTCGTGACCGGCCAGGTACTGTCGCCCAACGGCGGCTATCACATGAGCCAGTAG
- a CDS encoding putative zinc-binding metallopeptidase, producing MGSSSRFDRATRRLTLAVVLVGLLLAGACADTDEGFADDDFQDEFQEEGFADDEFAEDESQSDVADVAGSDCETELGDDAEFYWLGAYRVVDGELGELCFGQDDQTLVDAWEALAAMSPKGQLTDLGLFAGFESPDAGDEVTLAFVNALDDDGNQFQMSINLPVADEDPDELLLTMAHEFTHVFTSTVTQMDRSAEAEFDCDTYYNGEACYYEDSLMWAWIDEFWGELAAEVDPFADASAADGEDRCEREPQFLGAYAASTPEEDFAESFAAYVFDVPAPTDEVQAKLDWIDAQPGLSEFRDRAIDAGMGPLDGNFDICG from the coding sequence ATGGGTTCATCGTCCAGATTTGACCGTGCCACCCGCCGCCTAACACTGGCCGTGGTGCTGGTCGGGTTGTTGCTGGCCGGCGCGTGCGCCGACACCGACGAGGGCTTCGCGGACGACGACTTCCAGGACGAGTTCCAGGAAGAGGGCTTTGCTGACGACGAGTTCGCGGAAGACGAGTCGCAGAGCGATGTCGCCGACGTCGCGGGCTCGGACTGCGAAACAGAATTGGGCGACGATGCCGAGTTCTACTGGCTCGGTGCCTACCGGGTGGTCGACGGCGAACTAGGCGAACTGTGCTTCGGCCAAGACGATCAGACACTCGTCGACGCATGGGAAGCACTGGCGGCGATGAGCCCCAAGGGTCAGCTGACCGACCTGGGTCTGTTCGCCGGGTTCGAATCGCCAGACGCCGGCGACGAGGTGACCCTGGCGTTCGTGAATGCGCTCGACGACGACGGCAATCAGTTCCAGATGTCGATCAACCTGCCCGTCGCCGACGAAGACCCCGACGAGTTGTTGCTGACGATGGCACACGAGTTCACCCACGTCTTCACGTCGACCGTGACCCAGATGGACCGCTCGGCCGAAGCCGAGTTCGACTGCGACACCTACTACAACGGCGAGGCTTGTTACTACGAGGACTCGTTGATGTGGGCATGGATCGACGAATTCTGGGGTGAGTTGGCTGCCGAGGTCGATCCGTTCGCCGACGCCAGCGCCGCCGACGGCGAAGACCGCTGCGAGCGCGAACCACAGTTCCTGGGTGCATACGCCGCCAGCACGCCAGAGGAAGACTTCGCCGAGTCGTTCGCCGCCTACGTGTTCGACGTGCCCGCACCAACCGACGAGGTGCAGGCCAAGCTCGACTGGATAGACGCCCAGCCCGGCCTCAGCGAATTTCGCGACCGCGCCATCGATGCGGGCATGGGCCCACTCGATGGCAACTTCGACATCTGCGGCTGA
- a CDS encoding acyl-CoA dehydrogenase family protein, producing the protein MLDVATAAGEIVEPLKSTCDGSESTRQLSPEAAALMHQAGLTKIVTPASHGGYQMTVRDLVEAERIIAHGSSAASWVLMVTGAHTFIAGRLPSAGLDEIFGADPGVLIPGVPSTRPGRAVRVEGGYRLTGRWPYASGADVGQWYIVGATGTVDETGTRCPTILAFLPADDISLDDTWFTTGMRGTGSKDIVLDDVFVPDHLTVRASAAVLGTVEGVDVGLYRLPVQATLATMLLGSIVGMAEAFRDIVIEQAKTRRHAYTGTPKVESAGMQRRVAEASGEIAAAWALTQQSCDMLDAAMNTQPPMPIGLRSQVRWNAAFANELCLRATNRLLGASGAGAAHKTNPLERLYRDISTATRHAMLDFDTAVEMHGQHLLGLELEDGLV; encoded by the coding sequence ATGCTCGATGTCGCGACGGCGGCCGGCGAGATAGTCGAACCGCTCAAGAGCACGTGCGACGGGTCAGAGTCGACCAGGCAACTGAGCCCCGAGGCGGCCGCGCTGATGCATCAGGCCGGACTCACCAAGATCGTCACACCCGCATCCCACGGCGGGTACCAGATGACGGTTCGCGACCTCGTCGAGGCCGAGCGCATCATCGCCCACGGCAGCTCGGCAGCGTCGTGGGTGCTGATGGTCACGGGCGCCCACACCTTCATCGCGGGCCGGCTGCCGAGCGCCGGGTTGGACGAGATCTTCGGCGCCGACCCCGGTGTGCTGATACCCGGCGTGCCGTCGACCAGGCCGGGGCGCGCAGTGCGGGTCGAGGGTGGTTATCGGCTGACCGGCCGATGGCCGTATGCGAGCGGGGCCGACGTGGGCCAGTGGTACATAGTCGGCGCCACCGGCACCGTCGACGAAACCGGCACGCGTTGCCCGACCATCCTCGCCTTCCTGCCCGCCGACGACATCAGCCTGGACGACACCTGGTTCACCACCGGCATGCGCGGCACCGGGTCCAAGGACATCGTTCTCGACGACGTGTTCGTGCCCGACCATCTCACGGTTCGTGCCTCGGCCGCGGTGTTGGGCACCGTCGAAGGCGTCGACGTGGGGCTGTACCGGCTGCCCGTCCAGGCGACGCTGGCGACCATGCTGTTGGGGTCGATCGTTGGCATGGCCGAGGCGTTTCGCGACATCGTCATCGAGCAGGCCAAGACCCGTCGTCACGCCTACACCGGCACACCCAAGGTCGAGAGCGCCGGCATGCAGCGCCGGGTTGCCGAGGCCAGCGGCGAGATCGCTGCCGCCTGGGCCTTGACCCAGCAGTCATGCGACATGCTCGATGCAGCCATGAACACCCAGCCGCCGATGCCCATCGGCTTGCGGTCGCAGGTTCGGTGGAACGCAGCCTTTGCCAACGAACTTTGCCTGCGCGCCACCAACCGTCTGCTGGGTGCCTCGGGCGCGGGTGCCGCCCACAAGACCAACCCTCTCGAACGGCTGTATCGCGACATCAGCACCGCCACCCGCCACGCCATGCTCGACTTCGACACCGCCGTCGAGATGCACGGCCAACACCTCTTGGGGCTCGAGCTCGAGGATGGGCTGGTCTGA
- a CDS encoding AMP-binding protein — protein MLGLRRHDGHPLPHIRPGAVLQTVQDEHCTSLYGVPTMFIAELGHPDRAGFDLSSLRTGIMAGSPCPIEVMRQVIDQMNMSEVTIAYGMTETSPVSTQTSTTDSVEHRVSTVGRVLPHVEAKIVDPETGETVERGQSGEYCTRGFHVMIGYWNDPEKTAEAIDAEGWMHSGDLATMDEDGYVNIVGRIKDMIIRGGENVYPREIEEFLYTHPAVADAQVIGVPDERYGEEIMAWVQLAPGATLTEDELKDYCRGKIAHFKIPRYVAFVTEFPMTVTGKVRKVEMREKAIADLGLATAAATETA, from the coding sequence GTGCTCGGCCTTCGGCGCCACGATGGTCATCCCCTGCCCCACATTCGACCCGGGGCGGTGTTGCAGACCGTGCAGGACGAGCACTGCACGTCGCTTTACGGAGTGCCCACGATGTTCATCGCCGAGTTGGGCCACCCCGATCGCGCCGGGTTCGACCTCAGCTCGTTGCGCACCGGAATCATGGCCGGGTCGCCATGTCCGATCGAGGTCATGCGTCAGGTCATCGACCAGATGAACATGAGCGAGGTCACCATCGCGTACGGCATGACCGAGACGTCGCCGGTGTCGACCCAGACCTCGACCACCGATTCGGTGGAACACAGGGTGTCGACCGTGGGCCGGGTGTTGCCACACGTCGAGGCCAAGATCGTCGACCCCGAGACCGGTGAGACGGTCGAGCGGGGCCAGAGCGGCGAGTACTGCACCCGAGGCTTCCACGTGATGATCGGCTACTGGAACGACCCAGAAAAGACCGCCGAGGCCATCGACGCCGAAGGCTGGATGCACTCTGGCGACCTGGCCACCATGGACGAAGACGGCTACGTCAACATCGTCGGGCGTATCAAGGACATGATCATCCGCGGCGGCGAGAACGTGTACCCCCGCGAGATCGAAGAGTTCCTGTACACCCACCCAGCAGTGGCCGACGCCCAGGTGATCGGTGTGCCAGACGAACGCTACGGCGAGGAGATCATGGCCTGGGTGCAACTCGCACCGGGTGCCACCCTCACCGAGGACGAGCTCAAGGACTATTGCCGCGGCAAGATCGCCCACTTCAAGATCCCGCGTTATGTCGCCTTCGTGACCGAGTTCCCAATGACGGTCACGGGCAAGGTCCGCAAGGTCGAGATGCGCGAGAAGGCGATAGCCGATCTGGGGCTGGCCACCGCGGCCGCCACAGAGACCGCTTGA